A genomic window from Tautonia rosea includes:
- a CDS encoding alpha/beta hydrolase, whose translation MGSALVLLLAGILPLPEFPLDQPLAEKTTKRSPHAAMLALSYGEGPRSYWIFEPTDPTPSKPAPVVVLLHGWMSTNPGLYGAWIAHLTSRGNIVIYPRYQQDWTTRPAEFLPNALDAIRKALVVLDTAPNRARPDRNRFALIGHSAGGNLAAQLAAMADEVGLPEPKALVTVLPGEVLPSSEPALDRIPESTALVVIAAQEDMVVGDERARSIFETATSIPNDHKQYIFLRSDRSVAPALVADHAAATASLSWLDTGEGPFHSMQMNLATVDRLDTAIIWPAADLAMEAGFSGRRLDELTRSGTRFQQVGHREDGLPIRPPLVSNTLTSIPRVTLANGVRLVRWPSSVFDPVSRPVVRLNSRRAEPTRVPLTEDLAPVDAVIQAASESRGEVVR comes from the coding sequence GTGGGATCAGCACTGGTACTCTTGCTGGCCGGGATCTTGCCGCTCCCCGAATTCCCGCTTGACCAGCCACTCGCCGAGAAGACCACAAAGCGCTCGCCTCACGCTGCGATGCTCGCGCTGAGTTACGGCGAGGGGCCGCGCTCCTACTGGATCTTCGAGCCGACCGATCCTACACCCTCAAAGCCAGCCCCAGTCGTCGTTCTGTTGCACGGTTGGATGTCGACGAATCCCGGTCTCTACGGGGCCTGGATTGCTCACCTGACCAGTCGTGGAAACATCGTCATTTATCCAAGGTATCAGCAGGACTGGACCACGCGGCCGGCTGAGTTCTTACCCAATGCGCTCGACGCCATTCGCAAGGCGCTTGTCGTGCTCGATACCGCACCAAACCGAGCACGACCGGACCGGAACCGCTTCGCCCTGATTGGGCACTCGGCTGGGGGCAATCTGGCAGCACAACTCGCAGCGATGGCCGACGAGGTTGGACTGCCGGAACCCAAGGCACTCGTCACGGTCCTACCGGGAGAAGTCCTTCCTTCCAGCGAGCCGGCACTGGATCGAATTCCCGAGTCAACTGCTCTGGTCGTGATCGCGGCCCAGGAGGACATGGTCGTCGGCGACGAACGAGCGCGGTCGATCTTCGAAACCGCAACGTCCATCCCCAATGATCATAAACAGTACATCTTTCTGCGGAGCGATCGTTCGGTGGCTCCCGCGCTTGTCGCCGATCATGCGGCCGCCACGGCTTCACTCAGCTGGCTTGATACGGGGGAAGGCCCCTTTCATTCGATGCAGATGAACCTTGCCACTGTCGATCGACTCGACACGGCGATCATCTGGCCCGCGGCTGATCTGGCCATGGAGGCCGGGTTTTCGGGCCGACGACTCGATGAACTCACCCGCTCAGGAACCCGTTTCCAGCAGGTTGGGCACCGCGAGGATGGATTGCCGATCCGGCCGCCGCTGGTTTCGAACACCTTGACAAGCATCCCTCGGGTCACGTTGGCCAATGGCGTCCGACTGGTTCGCTGGCCTTCCTCGGTCTTCGATCCCGTCTCACGGCCGGTTGTTCGACTCAATTCCCGTCGAGCGGAACCGACCCGAGTGCCGCTGACCGAAGACCTTGCTCC